In Bacillus sp. KH172YL63, one genomic interval encodes:
- a CDS encoding aldo/keto reductase, with protein MKFKKFNSVDELSVIGLGTWQFSGTKDWDQFNKNEAINIVHHAIDRGVNFIDTAPVYGLGHAETVVGEAIKGKRDKVFLATKVGLPWDGNDEVKNDLTRENIFKEIDDSLRRLQVDYVDLYQIHWPEPNTDIRESMEALAELKMQGKIRHIGVSNFSIELMKQAMDVTDIVSHQGLYNMLEHNPESYHGIPLEYQVKDSLLSFLGEHDQFFLPYSPLMQGLLAGQTSFDTGVTVHNPKLHGEGLTANIQKAKAIQAEVGKPLHEIALNWLIAQHQVGPVIAGATKIEHLEKNLDSLAWELDRGLFKRINEVVEGEVVGK; from the coding sequence ATGAAATTTAAAAAATTCAATTCAGTAGACGAACTATCAGTGATCGGATTAGGCACGTGGCAATTTTCAGGCACGAAGGACTGGGATCAATTCAATAAAAATGAAGCGATCAACATCGTTCATCACGCCATCGACAGGGGCGTGAACTTTATCGACACGGCTCCTGTGTATGGCCTGGGCCATGCAGAAACCGTAGTCGGGGAAGCGATAAAAGGCAAGCGGGATAAAGTGTTCCTGGCAACCAAAGTGGGACTTCCGTGGGATGGGAACGATGAAGTGAAAAATGATTTGACGAGGGAAAATATTTTCAAAGAGATTGATGACAGTTTAAGAAGGCTGCAGGTGGATTACGTAGATTTGTATCAAATTCACTGGCCTGAACCGAACACGGATATCCGTGAATCGATGGAGGCGCTGGCAGAACTGAAAATGCAAGGGAAGATCCGCCATATCGGAGTGTCCAACTTCTCGATCGAATTGATGAAGCAGGCGATGGACGTGACCGATATCGTCTCCCATCAGGGCTTATACAATATGCTTGAGCACAATCCGGAGTCGTATCACGGCATTCCTCTGGAGTATCAGGTGAAGGACAGCCTCCTTTCATTCCTCGGGGAGCATGACCAGTTCTTCCTGCCATACAGTCCGCTCATGCAAGGGCTGCTGGCTGGACAGACGTCATTCGATACCGGTGTGACGGTACATAACCCCAAGCTTCACGGTGAAGGACTGACCGCCAACATCCAGAAAGCTAAAGCCATCCAGGCTGAAGTCGGCAAACCCCTGCATGAAATCGCGCTCAACTGGCTGATCGCCCAGCACCAGGTCGGCCCGGTCATTGCGGGTGCGACGAAAATCGAGCACCTGGAGAAGAACCTTGATTCATTGGCATGGGAGCTGGATCGGGGATTGTTTAAACGGATCAATGAAGTGGTTGAGGGGGAAGTTGTGGGGAAATAG
- a CDS encoding GntR family transcriptional regulator: MQRIKKDIPIPLYYQLKEILKERMTAGDLETGELIPSERELVEQYEISRPTVRQAINELVAEGLLRKEHGKGTYVAKPKISQWFLENLTSFSEEMVKKGLDYSTKVLGKTVVSADSTLVDVFGEKCKRCYRFDRLRIVKAEPYVLVTTYVPVDIADGLLEEDFEKQSLYQTLEEKHGLTIGYADRVIEAVNAAEEDAVHLGIEPMQAVQLITTTGYLDDDRLFEYSIARYRGDTSNFNVRVSYKSR; this comes from the coding sequence ATGCAGAGAATCAAGAAAGATATTCCGATTCCTTTGTATTATCAGCTGAAGGAGATATTGAAGGAGCGGATGACAGCGGGTGATCTCGAGACGGGGGAGTTGATTCCTTCTGAGCGGGAGCTTGTGGAGCAGTATGAGATCAGTCGGCCGACGGTCAGGCAGGCGATCAATGAACTGGTGGCAGAAGGGCTGCTCCGGAAAGAGCACGGCAAGGGGACGTATGTGGCCAAGCCGAAGATCAGTCAGTGGTTCTTGGAGAACCTGACTTCTTTTTCAGAGGAGATGGTGAAAAAGGGGCTGGATTACAGTACGAAGGTGCTGGGGAAAACGGTGGTCAGTGCGGACTCAACGCTGGTCGATGTATTCGGAGAAAAATGTAAGCGCTGTTACCGGTTCGACCGGCTGCGGATTGTGAAGGCTGAACCGTATGTGCTTGTGACGACATATGTGCCGGTTGATATCGCAGACGGATTATTGGAGGAAGACTTTGAGAAGCAGTCACTGTATCAAACCCTTGAAGAAAAGCACGGGCTGACGATCGGCTATGCCGACAGGGTGATTGAAGCGGTGAATGCAGCTGAAGAGGATGCGGTCCATTTAGGAATTGAGCCGATGCAGGCCGTTCAGCTGATTACGACAACAGGGTACCTGGACGATGACCGGCTCTTTGAATACTCCATCGCCCGTTACCGCGGGGATACGAGCAATTTCAACGTGAGGGTTTCTTATAAAAGCAGATAA
- a CDS encoding NUDIX hydrolase, with protein sequence MKEWFGAAGVCFNEKAEVLMVRSKNSAAWAVPSGGIENGESPEACCIREVKEETGYDVRIIQKLFLKETEIQGIKVTTHYFNVEKTGESAGIADPDQTIAEAAWKSLAVLDHLEHMYPEDLKTIQQAYERPGLKTRT encoded by the coding sequence ATGAAAGAATGGTTTGGTGCTGCAGGGGTATGTTTCAATGAAAAAGCTGAAGTCCTTATGGTGAGAAGCAAGAATTCAGCCGCATGGGCTGTCCCTTCCGGCGGAATAGAAAATGGAGAATCACCTGAAGCATGCTGCATAAGAGAAGTGAAAGAAGAAACAGGGTATGACGTTCGCATTATTCAAAAACTGTTCCTCAAAGAGACCGAAATTCAAGGAATCAAAGTAACAACCCACTATTTCAATGTAGAGAAAACAGGAGAAAGCGCAGGCATAGCCGACCCGGATCAAACCATTGCCGAAGCTGCATGGAAGTCTTTAGCAGTGCTGGATCATCTTGAGCATATGTATCCGGAAGACCTGAAAACAATCCAGCAAGCATATGAAAGGCCCGGTCTGAAGACACGTACTTGA
- a CDS encoding CPBP family intramembrane glutamic endopeptidase, which produces MQPTLSTNQPISIKERAATITVKTLSIYLILIIVPGYFINQLSLEGTAFEGMKGYVWFAYFMMVTFGYKEIRRFIASLLNVRVFREKETYVWMFVSFFIPYGILHLCLYYEVFLNEYFIYQVKYNMLPAGNLWQTIDAAVLTPVTEEIMVRGIILSMLLKRVKPLWAITITSMLFGLIHPSSAWMFTIAGGFLLTLTAYKTKSILPGIVAHALWNLYMVQLILYF; this is translated from the coding sequence ATGCAACCCACCCTATCTACCAATCAACCAATATCCATAAAAGAAAGAGCAGCCACCATCACTGTCAAAACTCTATCCATCTATCTGATTCTCATCATTGTGCCTGGTTATTTCATCAACCAACTCTCACTGGAGGGGACGGCTTTTGAGGGGATGAAGGGTTACGTATGGTTCGCATATTTTATGATGGTGACGTTTGGCTACAAAGAGATCAGGAGATTCATTGCATCGTTATTGAACGTGAGGGTCTTCCGGGAAAAGGAAACCTATGTGTGGATGTTTGTCTCTTTTTTCATTCCTTACGGGATACTCCACCTTTGTTTATATTATGAAGTGTTCCTGAACGAATATTTTATATATCAAGTGAAATATAATATGCTGCCCGCGGGCAACCTGTGGCAGACGATTGATGCGGCGGTGCTTACGCCGGTGACGGAGGAAATCATGGTCAGGGGGATCATCTTGTCCATGTTGTTGAAACGGGTGAAACCGTTGTGGGCGATTACGATTACTTCGATGCTGTTCGGGCTGATCCATCCGTCTTCTGCATGGATGTTTACGATCGCAGGAGGGTTCCTTCTCACACTGACCGCATATAAAACTAAATCCATCCTGCCGGGGATTGTGGCACATGCACTTTGGAATTTGTATATGGTGCAGCTCATACTTTATTTCTAG